The following are encoded together in the Montipora foliosa isolate CH-2021 chromosome 12, ASM3666993v2, whole genome shotgun sequence genome:
- the LOC137978653 gene encoding protein FAM133-like isoform X1, with product MAEREGEKEQGDTSEILSTKERDLTENSHSREKKKNKRKHSGRSRCDSSSSSSSVSKTPVSGKGKWKKRRRSNTSDETSESSTSSGSDSSVDRKKRKRRKEKKSKRKRKKKSKETSGPVQLSKFMKEQKQKEEARRSAVSGKKLKLHVKKSSKDKEREKNRKELLNFLNQTL from the exons atggcggaaagagAAGGGGAAAAGGAGCAGG GTGACACAAGTGAAATTTTATCCACGAAAGAACGCGATCTAACAGAAAATTCACACAGTCGAG aaaagaagaagaacaaaagaaaacatagcGGTCGGTCAAGATGCGATTCTTCATCGTCAAGCTCCTCCGTGAGCAAAACACCTGTGTCTGGCAAAG gaaaatggaagaaaagaaGGAGAAGCAATACATCTGATGAAACATCTGAATCATCAACCTCCTCTGGCTCAGACTCCTCAG TAGACAgaaagaagaggaaaaggaGAAAG gaaaagaaaagcaaaaggaagagaaagaaaaagtcCAAGGAAACATCAGGACCTGTTCAGCTATCAAAG tttatgaaagaacaaaaacaaaaagaagaggCACGGAGAAGCGCTGTGTCCGGAAAGAAATTAAAACTCCACGTGAAAAAGTCAAGCAAAGACAAAGag
- the LOC137978653 gene encoding protein FAM133-like isoform X2: protein MAEREGEKEQGDTSEILSTKERDLTENSHSREKKKNKRKHSGRSRCDSSSSSSSVSKTPVSGKGKWKKRRRSNTSDETSESSTSSGSDSSDRKKRKRRKEKKSKRKRKKKSKETSGPVQLSKFMKEQKQKEEARRSAVSGKKLKLHVKKSSKDKEREKNRKELLNFLNQTL from the exons atggcggaaagagAAGGGGAAAAGGAGCAGG GTGACACAAGTGAAATTTTATCCACGAAAGAACGCGATCTAACAGAAAATTCACACAGTCGAG aaaagaagaagaacaaaagaaaacatagcGGTCGGTCAAGATGCGATTCTTCATCGTCAAGCTCCTCCGTGAGCAAAACACCTGTGTCTGGCAAAG gaaaatggaagaaaagaaGGAGAAGCAATACATCTGATGAAACATCTGAATCATCAACCTCCTCTGGCTCAGACTCCTCAG ACAgaaagaagaggaaaaggaGAAAG gaaaagaaaagcaaaaggaagagaaagaaaaagtcCAAGGAAACATCAGGACCTGTTCAGCTATCAAAG tttatgaaagaacaaaaacaaaaagaagaggCACGGAGAAGCGCTGTGTCCGGAAAGAAATTAAAACTCCACGTGAAAAAGTCAAGCAAAGACAAAGag